From one Trifolium pratense cultivar HEN17-A07 linkage group LG1, ARS_RC_1.1, whole genome shotgun sequence genomic stretch:
- the LOC123920528 gene encoding transcriptional activator DEMETER-like isoform X1: protein MNEQQQQNNRISIMNFGEQLLGQDGKPFQMNNTWVPITPAKLIQVRPNTVSGWPANQMSRADYQEFHIPGRDYVNEMLLHYHGPYQDPRLMGQTFQIGEHSNFGGNLVNGNSVINHIAGSYTQAQHYESNRLNNNMLSNGLNNNMLSNGLNNNMLSNGLNNNTLSNGLNNYTLSNGLNNNTLELLLNRNATNIATANSNLDTSINMAARNPLLPKFNPQTSSDVSYSYAASDIGYREANRLLIPNRVSEFSGCNTDSLLNNDIHCSVSNQLKGIFSNASYGDTYPEHYLNYVPTSEADATTSFTNSLQSIPKAMDQHKFVENQFAHFRELSRDLDNHAIAESSSHEKDFVPCTENEIQDYSEGLLQKIVDSSSAIISTTHGDQKGSVSNNCDKGSNEILDLNKTPEQKVTRRRKHRPKVIREAKPKKNTNPASQKTEMKENSRKKRKGVTKTAATPKADVIKDMCDSTAAPTKSCRKALNFDLENSTYESQSSMVFQQEIYHINEKAFNTASDYKVKEMHSGENIKYDADSSLMISQQVELAVENQQPRNTGDITLPLKEMVTNPFLSERESTITLSETTEQQRAKFPVTEKGPAQGNTSLWKERNSGCVQQYINANEIGNTLFQSETCFENTQETGELVFENMFQLPSILSNSIEAKGSKRKYSSSTKNRHNTATNPLDTSLCQDILQVDGNIKGATLAKGFFKKNKRKRTQNRLDAKVRGGSSSQIKPKHDSQKVRKEGKIGFQSHKEEITNCCIESSRFVEKQNSGASTGDSLAISGEPDQIYSTMIDKIICQLNSLNFNEGNTSEMEGQKALVPYKGDGSIVPYQEFGFEKKHKPRPKVDLDPETERAWKLLMGKEESEDLGETDKEKEKWWEEERNIFRGRADSFIARMHLVQGDRRFSKWKGSVVDSVIGVFLTQNVSDHLSSSAFMSLAARFPLKSKSNKRTYDAVVSDTLVEEPQHCIVNPADTIASYGRGTLNPSTYYIDFQMPHHTGEFWRDSETSRINESLIKPNNHSSEEEFLSSQDSLDSSVTQDTRIRSNSESEVRNSGCDPNKAQFLTSANSLQVGKATMFQEFYHSVNGVSLFAERTNGNLQQHVKQSSQVGRNDSHSFQSASGHASRFGYSQKQQLPVSPSTDYKSYYSYIQGLNTFQMNGEDFSWPETVSIHSEFQDNNYMRFGNKGVGDGMDKPTEKQRGNGTLGSPELPTMNPYEPLSKHSVLVGDTSQSRSRIIYNQPSPDHHLVGQKTFKPERRTYEESSNTSHILGKYCAENDHSNILEHAEEVVDSEKIISTETRQVCSDNSHTEPKAEKQVYSPGQKDRESKLKARKARKTKPETKKKHEDDWDKLRKEVRENRVKIERGKDTMDSLDYEAVRCASVKEISDAIKERGMNNMLAERIKEFLNRLVKEHGSIDLEWLRHVPPDKVKDYLLSMRGLGLKSVECIRLLTLHHLAFPVDTNVGRIAVRLGWVPLQPLPGDLHIHLLEMYPVLESVQKYLWPRLCKLDQRTLYELHYQMITFGKVFCTKKNPNCNACPMRAECRHFASAFASARLALPGPEEKQIVSMPVPIADERHPPHLNPVILPLPANNMSIEACPQSRQCEPIIEEPATPEHSTEALESDIEDFFWEDPDEIPTININFEVLAKNVQNQMQEHEGDQSKALVAWNPESASIPTAKLKNVSRLRTEHQVYELPDSHPLLEKMDKREPDDPSPYLLAIWSPGETANSIEPPQRKCGSQDSTNLCNDKTCLSCNSIKEANSQIVRGTLLIPCRTAMRGSFPLNGTYFQVNELFADHASSVKPIDIPREWIWNLPRRTVYFGTSVSSIFKGLSTQEIQHCFWRGFVCVRGFDQQERAPRPLCARLHFIESRVAKTKK, encoded by the exons ATGAATGAACAACAGCAACAAAACAACAG AATTTCAATAATGAACTTCGGAGAACAGCTCCTGGGTCAAGATGGGAAACCATTTCAAATGAACAATACATGGGTACCCATCACCCCTGCGAAGCTCATTCAAGTAAGACCTAACACAGTATCAGGCTGGCCAGCAAACCAAATGAGCAGAGCAGATTATCAAGAATTTCACATACCTGGAAGAGACTACGTGAATGAGATGCTGCTGCATTACCATGGACCATATCAGGATCCCCGTCTGATGGGGCAAACATTTCAAATCGGAGAGCACAGCAATTTTGGTGGCAACTTGGTCAACGGAAACAGTGTTATCAATCACATTGCAGGCTCGTACACTCAGGCACAGCATTATGAGAGCAATAGATTGAACAATAATATGCTGAGCAATGGATTGAACAATAATATGTTGAGCAATGGATTGAACAATAATATGCTGAGCAATGGATTGAACAATAATACGCTGAGCAATGGATTGAACAATTATACGCTGAGCAATGGATTGAACAATAATACGCTGGAACTGCTGCTCAATAGGAATGCAACTAATATTGCTACTGCTAACAGTAATTTGGATACAAGCATCAACATGGCAGCAAGAAATCCACTGCTCCCAAAATTTAATCCTCAGACTAGCAGTGATGTGAGTTATTCTTATGCAGCTTCAGACATTGGGTACAGAGAAGCAAATAGACTTCTCATTCCAAATAGGGTTTCTGAATTTAGTGGCTGCAACACTGACAGTTTGCTCAACAATGATATTCACTGCTCAGTCTCAAACCAACTGAAGGGCATCTTCTCCAATGCATCCTATG GTGATACTTACCCTGAGCATTATCTCAACTATGTGCCAACTTCAGAAGCTGATGCTACCACTAGTTTCACCAACTCCCTCCAATCAATACCAAAAGCAATGGATCAGCACAAGTTTGTGGAAAACCAGTTTGCGCACTTTCGTGAGTTGTCGCGTGATCTTGACAACCATGCAATAGCTGAAAGCTCAAGTCATGAGAAAGATTTTGTTCCATGTACAGAGAATGAAATCCAAGATTATAGTGAAGGGCTTCTACAGAAAATTGTAGATTCTTCATCAGCAATAATCTCTACAACACATGGGGATCAAAAGGGATCTGTCAGCAACAACTGTGACAAGGGAAGTAATGAGATTTTGGACCTGAACAAGACACCTGAGCAGAAAGTAACTAGGCGCAGAAAGCATAGGCCAAAGGTAATTAGAGAGGCAAAGCCCAAGAAGAATACAAACCCTGCCAGTCAAAAGACAGAGATGAAGGAAAACTCACGCAAAAAAAGGAAGGGTGTCACAAAAACTGCAGCAACACCGAAGGCAGATGTAATAAAAGATATGTGTGATTCAACTGCAGCACCTACAAAATCCTGCAGGAAAGCTCTAAATTTTGACTTAGAAAATAGTACATATGAAAGTCAGAGCAGCATGGTTTTTCAGCAAGAGATCtaccatataaatgagaaagcTTTTAATACCGCTTCAGACTACAAGGTCAAAGAGATGCATAGTGGAGAAAATATTAAGTATGATGCAGACTCGAGTTTGATGATCAGCCAGCAGGTTGAACTTGCAGTAGAAAACCAACAACCCAGGAACACAGGTGATATTACACTTCCATTGAAAGAAATGGTAACAAATCCTTTCTTGTCGGAAAGGGAATCAACCATAACCTTGTCAGAAACTACAGAACAGCAGAGAGCAAAATTTCCGGTCACTGAGAAAGGCCCAGCCCAAGGAAATACTAGTTTATGGAAGGAAAGAAATAGTGGATGTGTGCAGCAATACATTAATGCAAATGAGATTGGCAACACTCTCTTTCAATCAGAAACATGTTTTGAAAACACTCAGGAGACAGGGGAACTAgtttttgaaaatatgtttCAGTTGCCTAGCATTCTCTCCAATTCCATTGAAGCAAAGGGTTCCAAGAGAAAATATTCCAGCAGCACTAAGAACCGACATAACACAGCCACAAATCCACTTGATACTTCCTTGTGCCAAGATATTTTACAAGTGGATGGAAACATCAAAGGTGCAACTCTTGCCAAaggtttctttaaaaaaaacaaaaggaaaagaaCTCAAAATAGACTTGATGCAAAAGTCCGGGGAGGATCTTCCAGCCAAATAAAGCCTAAACATGATTCACAGAAAGTAAGAAAAGAGGGAAAAATTGGGTTTCAATCGCATAAAGAAGAAATCACAAACTGCTGTATTGAAAGCAGTAGATTTGTTGAGAAGCAAAACAGTGGAGCCAGCACCGGTGATTCCTTAGCTATCTCAG GAGAACCAGACCAGATATATTCAACCATGATAGACAAAATAATTTGCCAACTAAATAGTCTCAACTTCAATGAGGGCAACACATCAGAGATGGAAGGGCAAAAGGCACTTGTCCCGTATAAGGGAGATGGTTCTATAGTACCCTACCAGGAATTTGGATttgaaaagaaacataaaccaAGGCCTAAAGTGGACCTTGATCCAGAAACAGAGAGAGCCTGGAAACTGTTGATGGGGAAGGAAGAAAGTGAAGACCTTGGAGAAACTGACAAGGAAAAGGAGAAGTGGTGGGAAGAGGAAAGAAATATATTTCGTGGACGAGCTGATTCCTTCATTGCACGGATGCATCTTGTTCAAG GAGACAGACGATTTTCAAAGTGGAAAGGATCTGTGGTTGACTCGGTGATTGGTGTTTTCCTCACTCAGAATGTCTCGGACCATCTGTCAAG CTCTGCCTTTATGTCTTTAGCAGCAAGGTTTCCTCTTAAGTCAAAAAGCAACAAGAGAACTTATGATGCTGTTGTCTCAGACACATTGGTTGAAGAGCCACAACACTGCATAGTAAATCCAGCCGACACAATAGCATCATATGGAAGAGGGACATTAAACCCATCAACCTACTATATTGACTTTCAGATGCCACATCATACAGGAGAGTTTTGGAGAGACAGCGAAACTTCAAGGATAAATGAGAGCCTAATAAAGCCAAATAATCATAGCTCAGAGGAAGAGTTCTTATCATCACAAGATTCTCTTGACTCCTCGGTTACTCAAGATACCAGAATTAGATCTAATTCAGAATCGGAAGTACGTAACAGTGGGTGTGACCCCAATAAGGCTCAGTTCTTAACTTCAGCAAATTCTTTACAGGTAGGAAAGGCCACTATGTTTCAGGAATTTTACCACAGTGTAAATGGAGTATCACTGTTTGCAGAGAGAACCAATGGAAATCTGCAACAACATGTGAAACAAAGTTCACAAGTAGGCAGAAATGATAGTCACAGTTTCCAATCAGCATCTGGTCATGCCAGCAGGTTTGGTTATTCACAAAAGCAACAACTACCTGTATCTCCTTCAACAGACTATAAGTCATATTATTCATACATACAAGGTCTGAACACTTTTCAAATGAATGGTGAAGATTTTTCTTGGCCTGAAACTGTTTCCATACACAGTGAATTTCAAGACAACAATTATATGAGATTTGGCAACAAGGGAGTAGGAGATGGTATGGATAAACCCACTGAGAAGCAGCGTGGAAATGGAACATTAGGGTCTCCAGAGTTACCAACTATGAACCCTTATGAACCATTAAGCAAGCATTCAGTCCTTGTAGGAGACACTTCTCAATCTAGATCTCGTATAATTTATAATCAACCTTCACCTGACCATCACCTTGTGGGTCAGAAAACCTTCAAACCAGAGCGCAGGACATATGAAGAATCATCAAATACTTCTCACATATTGGGAAAATATTGTGCAGAGAACGATCACAGCAATATACTTGAGCATGCAGAAGAAGTTGTTGACAGTGAAAAAATTATATCCACAGAAACCAGGCAAGTATGCTCTGATAATAGTCACACTGAACCGAAGGCAGAGAAGCAAGTCTATTCTCCAGGCCAAAAAGACAGAGAGAGCAAACTCAAGGCTCGAAAAGCAAGGAAAACGAAACCTGAGACCAAGAAAAAGCATGAAGATGACTGGGACAAACTAAGGAAGGAGGTACGGGAAAATCGAGTGAAGATAGAAAGAGGCAAAGATACAATGGATTCACTGGACTACGAAGCAGTAAGATGTGCCTCTGTTAAAGAGATATCTGATGCTATCAAAGAACGAGGGATGAACAACATGCTAGCAGAACGAATCAAG GAATTCTTGAACAGACTGGTTAAAGAACATGGAAGCATTGACCTTGAATGGTTAAGACATGTTCCCCCGGATAAAGTAAA GGACTATCTGCTAAGCATGAGAGGGTTGGGCTTAAAAAGCGTGGAATGTATACGGCTCCTGACACTTCATCATCTTGCTTTCCCA GTTGACACCAATGTTGGAAGGATAGCCGTTAGACTTGGATGGGTTCCTCTCCAACCACTTCCTGGAGATTTACATATACACCTCCTTGAAAT GTATCCAGTGCTGGAGTCTGTTCAAAAGTATCTTTGGCCAAGATTGTGCAAACTTGATCAAAGAACCTT GTATGAGCTACACTACCAGATGATTACATTTGGAAAG GTTTTCTGCACAAAGAAAAATCCAAATTGCAATGCATGCCCAATGCGAGCAGAGTGCAGACATTTTGCCAGTGCTTTTGCAAG TGCACGACTTGCCTTGCCAGGACCAGAAGAGAAGCAAATTGTGAGCATGCCTGTTCCCATTGCAGATGAAAGACACCCTCCACATTTGAACCCGGTGATCCTACCTCTCCCTGCGAACAACATGAGCATAGAAGCATGTCCTCAAAGTAGGCAGTGTGAGCCAATCATTGAAGAGCCGGCAACACCAGAACATAGTACAGAGGCATTAGAAAGTGACATTGAGGACTTCTTTTGGGAGGATCCTGATGAAATCCCTACTATCAATATCAATTTTGAAGTGTTGGCAAAAAATGTACAGAACCAGATGCAAGAACATGAGGGTGACCAGTCTAAGGCCCTTGTTGCCTGGAATCCAGAGTCTGCTTCTATCCCTACAGCAAAACTGAAGAATGTGAGCCGGCTAAGAACAGAACACCAAGT ATATGAACTTCCAGATTCACACCCTCTGTTGGAAAAG ATGGATAAGCGGGAACCTGATGACCCAAGTCCGTATCTTCTTGCAATATGGTCACCAG GTGAGACTGCAAATTCCATTGAACCACCACAAAGGAAGTGTGGATCGCAAGACTCGACCAACTTGTGCAATGACAAGACATGCCTTTCATGCAACAGCATTAAAGAAGCTAATTCACAAATTGTGAGAGGAACACTTCTG ATACCGTGTCGAACAGCAATGAGGGGAAGCTTTCCACTCAATGGGACATACTTCCAAGTTAATGAG TTATTTGCGGACCACGCATCCAGCGTTAAACCCATAGATATCCCTAGGGAATGGATATGGAATTTGCCAAGGAGGACGGTATACTTCGGAACCTCTGTATCGTCAATTTTCAAAg GTCTCTCAACGCAAGAAATTCAGCATTGCTTTTGGAGAG GATTTGTTTGTGTTAGGGGATTTGATCAACAAGAACGTGCACCTCGTCCACTTTGTGCCAGATTGCATTTTATAGAAAGTAGAGTTGCAAAGACAAAAAAGTGA
- the LOC123920528 gene encoding transcriptional activator DEMETER-like isoform X2 — protein sequence MNEQQQQNNRISIMNFGEQLLGQDGKPFQMNNTWVPITPAKLIQVRPNTVSGWPANQMSRADYQEFHIPGRDYVNEMLLHYHGPYQDPRLMGQTFQIGEHSNFGGNLVNGNSVINHIAGSYTQAQHYESNRLNNNMLSNGLNNNMLSNGLNNNMLSNGLNNNTLSNGLNNYTLSNGLNNNTLELLLNRNATNIATANSNLDTSINMAARNPLLPKFNPQTSSDVSYSYAASDIGYREANRLLIPNRVSEFSGCNTDSLLNNDIHCSVSNQLKGIFSNASYGDTYPEHYLNYVPTSEADATTSFTNSLQSIPKAMDQHKFVENQFAHFRELSRDLDNHAIAESSSHEKDFVPCTENEIQDYSEGLLQKIVDSSSAIISTTHGDQKGSVSNNCDKGSNEILDLNKTPEQKVTRRRKHRPKVIREAKPKKNTNPASQKTEMKENSRKKRKGVTKTAATPKADVIKDMCDSTAAPTKSCRKALNFDLENSTYESQSSMVFQQEIYHINEKAFNTASDYKVKEMHSGENIKYDADSSLMISQQVELAVENQQPRNTGDITLPLKEMVTNPFLSERESTITLSETTEQQRAKFPVTEKGPAQGNTSLWKERNSGCVQQYINANEIGNTLFQSETCFENTQETGELVFENMFQLPSILSNSIEAKGSKRKYSSSTKNRHNTATNPLDTSLCQDILQVDGNIKGATLAKGFFKKNKRKRTQNRLDAKVRGGSSSQIKPKHDSQKVRKEGKIGFQSHKEEITNCCIESSRFVEKQNSGASTGDSLAISGEPDQIYSTMIDKIICQLNSLNFNEGNTSEMEGQKALVPYKGDGSIVPYQEFGFEKKHKPRPKVDLDPETERAWKLLMGKEESEDLGETDKEKEKWWEEERNIFRGRADSFIARMHLVQGDRRFSKWKGSVVDSVIGVFLTQNVSDHLSSSAFMSLAARFPLKSKSNKRTYDAVVSDTLVEEPQHCIVNPADTIASYGRGTLNPSTYYIDFQMPHHTGEFWRDSETSRINESLIKPNNHSSEEEFLSSQDSLDSSVTQDTRIRSNSESEVRNSGCDPNKAQFLTSANSLQVGKATMFQEFYHSVNGVSLFAERTNGNLQQHVKQSSQVGRNDSHSFQSASGHASRFGYSQKQQLPVSPSTDYKSYYSYIQGLNTFQMNGEDFSWPETVSIHSEFQDNNYMRFGNKGVGDGMDKPTEKQRGNGTLGSPELPTMNPYEPLSKHSVLVGDTSQSRSRIIYNQPSPDHHLVGQKTFKPERRTYEESSNTSHILGKYCAENDHSNILEHAEEVVDSEKIISTETRQVCSDNSHTEPKAEKQVYSPGQKDRESKLKARKARKTKPETKKKHEDDWDKLRKEVRENRVKIERGKDTMDSLDYEAVRCASVKEISDAIKERGMNNMLAERIKEFLNRLVKEHGSIDLEWLRHVPPDKVKDYLLSMRGLGLKSVECIRLLTLHHLAFPVDTNVGRIAVRLGWVPLQPLPGDLHIHLLEMYPVLESVQKYLWPRLCKLDQRTLYELHYQMITFGKVFCTKKNPNCNACPMRAECRHFASAFARTRREANCEHACSHCR from the exons ATGAATGAACAACAGCAACAAAACAACAG AATTTCAATAATGAACTTCGGAGAACAGCTCCTGGGTCAAGATGGGAAACCATTTCAAATGAACAATACATGGGTACCCATCACCCCTGCGAAGCTCATTCAAGTAAGACCTAACACAGTATCAGGCTGGCCAGCAAACCAAATGAGCAGAGCAGATTATCAAGAATTTCACATACCTGGAAGAGACTACGTGAATGAGATGCTGCTGCATTACCATGGACCATATCAGGATCCCCGTCTGATGGGGCAAACATTTCAAATCGGAGAGCACAGCAATTTTGGTGGCAACTTGGTCAACGGAAACAGTGTTATCAATCACATTGCAGGCTCGTACACTCAGGCACAGCATTATGAGAGCAATAGATTGAACAATAATATGCTGAGCAATGGATTGAACAATAATATGTTGAGCAATGGATTGAACAATAATATGCTGAGCAATGGATTGAACAATAATACGCTGAGCAATGGATTGAACAATTATACGCTGAGCAATGGATTGAACAATAATACGCTGGAACTGCTGCTCAATAGGAATGCAACTAATATTGCTACTGCTAACAGTAATTTGGATACAAGCATCAACATGGCAGCAAGAAATCCACTGCTCCCAAAATTTAATCCTCAGACTAGCAGTGATGTGAGTTATTCTTATGCAGCTTCAGACATTGGGTACAGAGAAGCAAATAGACTTCTCATTCCAAATAGGGTTTCTGAATTTAGTGGCTGCAACACTGACAGTTTGCTCAACAATGATATTCACTGCTCAGTCTCAAACCAACTGAAGGGCATCTTCTCCAATGCATCCTATG GTGATACTTACCCTGAGCATTATCTCAACTATGTGCCAACTTCAGAAGCTGATGCTACCACTAGTTTCACCAACTCCCTCCAATCAATACCAAAAGCAATGGATCAGCACAAGTTTGTGGAAAACCAGTTTGCGCACTTTCGTGAGTTGTCGCGTGATCTTGACAACCATGCAATAGCTGAAAGCTCAAGTCATGAGAAAGATTTTGTTCCATGTACAGAGAATGAAATCCAAGATTATAGTGAAGGGCTTCTACAGAAAATTGTAGATTCTTCATCAGCAATAATCTCTACAACACATGGGGATCAAAAGGGATCTGTCAGCAACAACTGTGACAAGGGAAGTAATGAGATTTTGGACCTGAACAAGACACCTGAGCAGAAAGTAACTAGGCGCAGAAAGCATAGGCCAAAGGTAATTAGAGAGGCAAAGCCCAAGAAGAATACAAACCCTGCCAGTCAAAAGACAGAGATGAAGGAAAACTCACGCAAAAAAAGGAAGGGTGTCACAAAAACTGCAGCAACACCGAAGGCAGATGTAATAAAAGATATGTGTGATTCAACTGCAGCACCTACAAAATCCTGCAGGAAAGCTCTAAATTTTGACTTAGAAAATAGTACATATGAAAGTCAGAGCAGCATGGTTTTTCAGCAAGAGATCtaccatataaatgagaaagcTTTTAATACCGCTTCAGACTACAAGGTCAAAGAGATGCATAGTGGAGAAAATATTAAGTATGATGCAGACTCGAGTTTGATGATCAGCCAGCAGGTTGAACTTGCAGTAGAAAACCAACAACCCAGGAACACAGGTGATATTACACTTCCATTGAAAGAAATGGTAACAAATCCTTTCTTGTCGGAAAGGGAATCAACCATAACCTTGTCAGAAACTACAGAACAGCAGAGAGCAAAATTTCCGGTCACTGAGAAAGGCCCAGCCCAAGGAAATACTAGTTTATGGAAGGAAAGAAATAGTGGATGTGTGCAGCAATACATTAATGCAAATGAGATTGGCAACACTCTCTTTCAATCAGAAACATGTTTTGAAAACACTCAGGAGACAGGGGAACTAgtttttgaaaatatgtttCAGTTGCCTAGCATTCTCTCCAATTCCATTGAAGCAAAGGGTTCCAAGAGAAAATATTCCAGCAGCACTAAGAACCGACATAACACAGCCACAAATCCACTTGATACTTCCTTGTGCCAAGATATTTTACAAGTGGATGGAAACATCAAAGGTGCAACTCTTGCCAAaggtttctttaaaaaaaacaaaaggaaaagaaCTCAAAATAGACTTGATGCAAAAGTCCGGGGAGGATCTTCCAGCCAAATAAAGCCTAAACATGATTCACAGAAAGTAAGAAAAGAGGGAAAAATTGGGTTTCAATCGCATAAAGAAGAAATCACAAACTGCTGTATTGAAAGCAGTAGATTTGTTGAGAAGCAAAACAGTGGAGCCAGCACCGGTGATTCCTTAGCTATCTCAG GAGAACCAGACCAGATATATTCAACCATGATAGACAAAATAATTTGCCAACTAAATAGTCTCAACTTCAATGAGGGCAACACATCAGAGATGGAAGGGCAAAAGGCACTTGTCCCGTATAAGGGAGATGGTTCTATAGTACCCTACCAGGAATTTGGATttgaaaagaaacataaaccaAGGCCTAAAGTGGACCTTGATCCAGAAACAGAGAGAGCCTGGAAACTGTTGATGGGGAAGGAAGAAAGTGAAGACCTTGGAGAAACTGACAAGGAAAAGGAGAAGTGGTGGGAAGAGGAAAGAAATATATTTCGTGGACGAGCTGATTCCTTCATTGCACGGATGCATCTTGTTCAAG GAGACAGACGATTTTCAAAGTGGAAAGGATCTGTGGTTGACTCGGTGATTGGTGTTTTCCTCACTCAGAATGTCTCGGACCATCTGTCAAG CTCTGCCTTTATGTCTTTAGCAGCAAGGTTTCCTCTTAAGTCAAAAAGCAACAAGAGAACTTATGATGCTGTTGTCTCAGACACATTGGTTGAAGAGCCACAACACTGCATAGTAAATCCAGCCGACACAATAGCATCATATGGAAGAGGGACATTAAACCCATCAACCTACTATATTGACTTTCAGATGCCACATCATACAGGAGAGTTTTGGAGAGACAGCGAAACTTCAAGGATAAATGAGAGCCTAATAAAGCCAAATAATCATAGCTCAGAGGAAGAGTTCTTATCATCACAAGATTCTCTTGACTCCTCGGTTACTCAAGATACCAGAATTAGATCTAATTCAGAATCGGAAGTACGTAACAGTGGGTGTGACCCCAATAAGGCTCAGTTCTTAACTTCAGCAAATTCTTTACAGGTAGGAAAGGCCACTATGTTTCAGGAATTTTACCACAGTGTAAATGGAGTATCACTGTTTGCAGAGAGAACCAATGGAAATCTGCAACAACATGTGAAACAAAGTTCACAAGTAGGCAGAAATGATAGTCACAGTTTCCAATCAGCATCTGGTCATGCCAGCAGGTTTGGTTATTCACAAAAGCAACAACTACCTGTATCTCCTTCAACAGACTATAAGTCATATTATTCATACATACAAGGTCTGAACACTTTTCAAATGAATGGTGAAGATTTTTCTTGGCCTGAAACTGTTTCCATACACAGTGAATTTCAAGACAACAATTATATGAGATTTGGCAACAAGGGAGTAGGAGATGGTATGGATAAACCCACTGAGAAGCAGCGTGGAAATGGAACATTAGGGTCTCCAGAGTTACCAACTATGAACCCTTATGAACCATTAAGCAAGCATTCAGTCCTTGTAGGAGACACTTCTCAATCTAGATCTCGTATAATTTATAATCAACCTTCACCTGACCATCACCTTGTGGGTCAGAAAACCTTCAAACCAGAGCGCAGGACATATGAAGAATCATCAAATACTTCTCACATATTGGGAAAATATTGTGCAGAGAACGATCACAGCAATATACTTGAGCATGCAGAAGAAGTTGTTGACAGTGAAAAAATTATATCCACAGAAACCAGGCAAGTATGCTCTGATAATAGTCACACTGAACCGAAGGCAGAGAAGCAAGTCTATTCTCCAGGCCAAAAAGACAGAGAGAGCAAACTCAAGGCTCGAAAAGCAAGGAAAACGAAACCTGAGACCAAGAAAAAGCATGAAGATGACTGGGACAAACTAAGGAAGGAGGTACGGGAAAATCGAGTGAAGATAGAAAGAGGCAAAGATACAATGGATTCACTGGACTACGAAGCAGTAAGATGTGCCTCTGTTAAAGAGATATCTGATGCTATCAAAGAACGAGGGATGAACAACATGCTAGCAGAACGAATCAAG GAATTCTTGAACAGACTGGTTAAAGAACATGGAAGCATTGACCTTGAATGGTTAAGACATGTTCCCCCGGATAAAGTAAA GGACTATCTGCTAAGCATGAGAGGGTTGGGCTTAAAAAGCGTGGAATGTATACGGCTCCTGACACTTCATCATCTTGCTTTCCCA GTTGACACCAATGTTGGAAGGATAGCCGTTAGACTTGGATGGGTTCCTCTCCAACCACTTCCTGGAGATTTACATATACACCTCCTTGAAAT GTATCCAGTGCTGGAGTCTGTTCAAAAGTATCTTTGGCCAAGATTGTGCAAACTTGATCAAAGAACCTT GTATGAGCTACACTACCAGATGATTACATTTGGAAAG GTTTTCTGCACAAAGAAAAATCCAAATTGCAATGCATGCCCAATGCGAGCAGAGTGCAGACATTTTGCCAGTGCTTTTGCAAG GACCAGAAGAGAAGCAAATTGTGAGCATGCCTGTTCCCATTGCAGATGA